The DNA segment GATCGGCACGCTGGATGATGGCCTGGGCGGTTACCGCGACGGACGGTTTAGCATCATCAACCGCAGCCAGGGTTTGCCCGCAAACACCATTTTTCACATCGCGGACGATCACGCGGGTCACCTCTGGTTCAATTCATTGGCGGGACTGTTCCGCCTCGACAAGGAACAGTTGCTCGAATGTGCCGCCGGCCGGCGCAATAACGTATCCGCGCTGGCACTCGGTCTCACCGAAGGTTTGAGCACGTTGACGGGCACGGGCGGATTCACTCCGTCCGGTTTCCGATCCACCGAGGGACAACTCTGGTTTCCCACCACGCGCGGCATGGCCACCATCTCTCCCGCTTCCATTCATTCTGATCCGGTACCGCCGGCAGTGTGGATCGAGGACGTCTCCATTGACGACCAACTCACGACACCAACCGCTCCGAAGAAATCCTTTCAACTGGGCGGCAAGGCGGCGGTGGCCGCGCGTCAGTTGGTGGTCGTGCCGCCCGGACGACGGCAGTTGGACGTGCAATATACGGGCTTGAGTTTCATCGCGCCCGAACGAGTGCAATTCAAATACCGCCTCGACGGCTCGGGAGTGGAAGCCGATTGGGTCCCCGCCCACACGCGGCGGCGGGTGACTTTCAGTTTTTTGCCTCCGGGCGAATACGTGTTTCGCGTGGCCGCACGCAATGGCGACGGGTTGTGGAACGAGGCCGGCGACACGCTGGCGATTCGCGTGCTGCCATTCTTCTGGCAGACTTGGTGGTTCAAAGTGCTGCTGTTCAGCGCCACCGCAGTGATTCTGGTCGCGGTGGTCTTCCTGGAATCCCGAGGCCGCCTGCGTCGCCGTTTGGAGCGCATGGCGCGCGAGCGTGAATTGGAACGCGAACGATCCCGCATCGCCCAGGACATCCATGACGACCTTGGCGCGAGCCTGACACGCATCGGAATGTTGAGCCAGTCGGCGGTGGATGATATGCCCGACGCGGCGCGCGCCACATCCAGTTTGCACCAAATCTATCAAACCGCGCGCGACCTGACCCGGGCCATGGACGAAATCGTCTGGGCGGTGAACCCCCGCCACGACACCTTGGACAGCTTGATCAACTACGTCGCCCGATTCGCGCACGATTTTTTGAGCGCCGCGCAGATCCGCTGTCGCCTGGACACGCCTTTGCAAACTCCGGAAGTGACCGTACGTTCGGAGATTCGTCACAATCTTTTTCTGGCGTTTAAGGAAGCATTGAACAATGCCGTCAAACACTCCGGCGCCACTGAGGTGCGAGTGAGATTGGAGCTTCCGCCGGATGGTTTGCGGCTTGCAATCATGGATAACGGCGCGGGTCTGGCCTCCGCCAAGCATCCTTCCAACCGCGATCGGGTAAGTTCGGGCTACGGCTTGGCCGGCATTCAAAGCCGGTTGCAACAAATCAATGGTCACGCGCAAATCCACAGTCCGCCCGGCGGCGGCACGACCGTGGAACTGTATGTGCCTCTCGCCCACGCGGCCACAACCAGACTCGATAAATGATCCCGGCCCGCGCCTCATCTTCTCGCCTGTAATGAAAAAGCACTACAATACCCGCGCGCCCCGGCCTGCTATAAATCCACCAATGGCCATCAAGGTTTCCATTGTGGAGGACGATCCGAAAGCGCGCGAAATTCTCGTGGACTGGATCAACCGCGCCGAAGGCTTCCAGTGCGTGAGTCATCACGGCTCCGGCGAGGACGCGGTGGCTCACCTGCCGCAGGCCAGACCGGAAGTCATCTTGATGGATATCAATCTGCCGGGCATGAACGGACCGGAATGTGTGCGCCAGCTCAAACCACAGTTGTCCGAGGCGCAATTCGTCATGCTCACGGTGTATGAGGATTCGGATCACATCTTCCAGGCGCTGCAAGCTGGCGCGGCGGGGTATCTGCTGAAGCAGACGCCGCGCGCGGGCTTGATCGCCGCGCTGCGCGACGTGCATCAAGGCGGCTCGCCCATGACCGCCAACATCGCGCGCCAGGTGGTGCGCGCCTTTCATCGCCCCGTGTCGCCACAGCCGGCGTTGCCGGAACTTTCCGCGCGGGAAACCGAGGTGCTGCAATTGCTCGCTCGCGGTTTTTTATACAAGGAAATCGCGGACAACCTGAACGTCGCGGTGCCCACGGTGAACACTTACATCCGCCGCATTTACGAAAAACTGCAGGTACGCTCCCGCACCGAAGCCGTGGCGCGATTTGCCCATCTACCCATCCGCGATGCCGGAGCATAAGTCTTGATGACGCGGCGCCAAGGGCTGGCCGCCAACCCGACCGCTCACTCGCGCAGGCTGCACTTCAGAATGGAGCAGAGCGTTTCGGGATCATTCTCGTGACGCAACTGTTCACGAAATTTTTCGTCCATCAAACGCCGCGCCAACTGGGAAAAAATCTTCAAGTGTTCGCGGGCGGTCCCCGTTTCGCGCATCACCAGCAACAGCACCACGCCCACCGGTTCGCCATCCACGCCTTTCCATTCGACCGGTTCGCGCAGCTTGACCAGAATCAGCGAATCGAGTTGCACGAAATCCGTCTGGCAGTGTGGAATCGCGAACCCGTGACCAAAACCCGTGGCGTAAACGGATTCGCGCTGCCACAAGGCGGCTTCCACCAACCGCGGTTGCGCCGTGCGACCGGTGACATACAACCGGTCAGTCACTTCCTTGATCACCTCTTCCTTGCTGGCGCTGTCCGAATCCACAATCACCAGATCCGGCCCAAATAACTTGGTCGTGCGACGCGTCGTGGCTTCCGCCAAAATCCGGCGCACTTCAGCAGCGGTGGCGCACGCCAGCGCGCGGGTGGCCAACTCGCGGGCCGCGGCGACCGACCATTGCGTCACCTCGGCCTTGATCGGGGCCAACCGCGAGATGGCGACGCTGCTTCGCTCCAAACCAAGCCCCATCAACAGCGGCACACATTCGAGCCGGCCGCTCATTTCGCCGCACACGCCAACCGGTTTTCCAGCGGCTTGCGCGGTGGTCGCAATCTGGTGCAGCAAGCGAAGAAACGCGGGGTGCAGCGGATCAAAGTGCCGGCTCAACCGTTGATCCGTGCGATCCGCCGCGGCGAAGTATTGCAACAAATCATTCGAGCCGATGCTGAAAAAATCCAGTTCCCGTCCCAACGCATCGAGTGAAAAGGCCGCCGCCGGGACTTCGATCATGGCGCCGATGGACATCATCGGGTCCAACCGCACGCCCGCCGAACGCAACTGCTCCTGTTCCTCGCGAATGATCCGCCGGGCCCATTGCACCTCCTCCACCAGGCTCACCAGGGGAATCAATAATTTCAACTGACCGAACGCCGAAGCGCGAATCAGCGCGCGAACCTGGGTGCGAAACAGGGTTTCAAACTCGGGATAAAGTCGCACCGCGCGATAGCCCAGGAACGGATTGCTCTCGACCGGCAAATTCAGATAAGTCAACGGCTTGTCACCGCCAATGTCCAACGTGCGAATGACCACGGCACGCCCCTCCATCGCCCGCACGGCGCGCTGATATTCAGCGAACTGTTCGTCTTCCGTCGGCGGCGTGGCTCGATCAAGAAAGAGCATTTCCGTGCGAAACAGGCCAATCTCATCCGCTCCAGCCGAGCGAGCCACCTCGGCTTCCACGGCGGCGGTGATGTTGGCGCCAACCCGGATCGTGGTGCCATCGGTTGAACGCAATTCCGGGCGCGCAAAACGCCGCAGCCATCTTTGTCGGCCGGTCAATCGTCGCCGCTCTAATTCATAATAGCGGCGCACCGCACCAGTGATCTCAGTCACCAGCAAACCACATTCGCCATCCAGAATCGCTTCCGTGCCGAGGCCCGGTTCCTGCCCCAAACTGACCACACCGGTCAAAGTCGGAATGCCAAAGGATCGCGCTAGAATGACCGTGTGCGAAGTTTCGCCGGCCATCCCTAAAATCAATCCGCGCAGGTGCCGGCGATCCAGACTCAACAACTGATTCGGCGTCAACGCTTCCGCCACCAGAATCGTGGCCTCGGTTAAATTCAACTGCTCGCTGACCGCCGCCGAACCATAGACTTGTTGCAGCAACTGAAAACATACGTCGTGCAGGTCCAGCACGCGTTCGCGCAACAATGCCTGACCGGTGTGAATGAGTTGTTTGGAAAAATGCGCTTCAGTCGCCAACACCGCGCCGGCAATGGAACAGGAATCCTTCCGGATGGACTCGTGTAAATACGCCCAGAATTCCGGATCCCGCGCCATGGCCCGATGCGCTTTCAGCAGATCACGTCCGAGCGAAGCCTCCTGACGCCGCAGTTGGATTTCGTACTCCGCTCCCAAAGCCGCCAGCGCCGCATCTAACCGCCGAACCTCAGCCTCCACGTCGACCCCGTTTCGCAGCGGGATGTTTTTTGACAAGTGCAACCCCTGCCCGCGGCGCAAACGGCCGTGACCGATGCCGTTCACCACCGGTTTTCCCGGGTGGATTCGCCCGCCCGCCTGGCGCAACAACCGGGGCAGTTCGCCTATTTCGTCCGACATCGTCACCGGCCCGGGCAGCGAGACATCACAATGCGGAAATTTGTGCTGCAAAAAATGGCGGAGCGCCACCCAGGCCTCATCGGCATCGCGCCCGCCGATCACCAGGCGACAGCGATCTCCCTGACGGATATCCGCGCCGACGATGGCCAGCACGCTTTTGGCATTGGCGGTGTAACCGGTGCGTTCATTGATGAGACTGGTTTCCGCCGAGAAATTGCGCGTCACTTCCTCCAAAGCGCTCGCGGGACGGGCATGAATCCCGTTGGGCAACGCGCATTCGAACTGGACTTCGCGGGACATGACCAATCAGAGATTTTGCGCCCGCTGAAAAATGGCTTCGGGATTTTTCAAAGCCGACTGCACCGACACTTCAATTTTGCGAACCTGCTCAAAGCGTTCGGGTTTCTCAATCGCAATGTCGGTGGCCAGAATGACCGCGTCCGCCGCGTTGATTTCCTCGGGCTGCAACTCGTTCTCGATTCCCATGGCGCCTTGCGTTTCCACCTTGATGCTGTGCCCCAACTGGCGCGCGGTCCGCTCGAGTTGTTCCGCCGCCATGTAAGTGTGCGCAATGCCCGTGGGACATGCCGTAACTGCAACAATTTTCATTTTCAAGCTCCTGCCGGAGTTTCCACCGGCTTTTCCGTTATCCGTTTCAAGGTATTGATACAAAGCGCGGTCACTATCGAGCCGACCAGAATGGCCACGATATATGCCAAACGGTTGTCCACCACGGGCAACACAATCGGTCCGCCGTGCGGCGCATGATCGCCAACGCCACTCAACATCGCCACCGTGGCGGCCACCATCGAACCGATCATGATGGACGGAATGACGCGAAACGGATCGCTCGCGGCAAACGGAATCGCCCCTTCGGTGATTCCCACCAATCCCATCCCGAGCGCGGCCAGACCCGCCTCGCGTTGTTCGCCCGCCCACCGCCGCCGACTGATCAAGGTGGCCAATCCCAACCCCAATGGCGGGGTGCAGATGGCCGCGGCACACGCGCCCATCACCGCGAAATTACCCTGCTGAATCATGGCCGCGCCAAAAAAGAAGGCCGCTTTGTTGACCGGTCCGCCCATGTCAAAGGCGATCATTGCGCCCAGGATCATGGCCAACACCACTTGCGATCCGCCTTGCAGTCCTTCCAAAAAATTCCCCAAGCCGATCATGGTTTTGGCGATGGGCAGGTTGATTCCCAACATCAATAATCCAATCGGGACGGTGGCGAGAATCGGAATGATGATGATGGGCATGACCGGGCGCAGCAATTTGGGCGCGGGCAGTTTTTTGATCCAATTAACCACATGACCGGCGGCCAGACCAATGACCAGCGCGCCAAGGAATCCCGCGCTGGCACTTTTTTCACCAACCACTTGAGGCAATCCCGCGATGAAGCCGCCCACAAAGCCCGGCACCAATCCGGGCTTTCCCGCCATGGCGTAGGCAATGAACCCCGCGAGTACCGCCGGGAACAATTGGAATGATTTTTCTCCAATCAACGCAAGGTCCTGGATCAAGCGCGGCGCCTGGGAAAAATCCGGACGCCCCTGAGCGTCCAGAAGTTGAAACTGAAACACGTAAGCGATCGCCACGGCGATGAGAATTCCACCACAGGCGATGAAGGGAATCACGTAGGATACCCCGGTCAGCAAGTATTGCTTGTGTTTGCGAAGCGCTTCTTTCACTTTGCGCGACGTGTGCGGTTGTCGGAAAACCATAGTCAAGGGAGCAGCGCCAGGTCACAAGCGGAAAGATGTAACTTTTATTGAACTAAAGTATCATTTCCCCCGACAACAGTTCACCCCCGACCGCGCATGAGTTTGGTCCCTCCGATTTCCTCCTGGCCGGAAGCGCTGTTGCGCCGCCAAAACATCCAGCGCGTTTACGTTTGCGGCCACGAACTCGAACCACCGCGGCTGAGCCATGTGGTCAACTTTCCCCGCTTGGAAGTTCCGTTGAGTGGCTGTTACGAAAACCAAATTGAAGCGCAGCACCAGGTCGCCACCGTCCGCCTGCGCCCGGGAACAGCGCTCTTTGCGCCGCCGAACGGTTGGAATCTGCCCACCTGGCGACAGCCGGTGCAATTGCTCTCCATTTTATTTGGCAAAAAGCAGATTGGCATCAGCATCGTCAGCTCGCGCAACCCGCGCGCGCCCCGCCTGACCGCGCAAAAATTCTCCCGCCCGCGACCGTTGACCGGCCCCATTCCCAAAATTCTGGAAGCCCTGTTGGAACTGCCGATGACGGAACGCACCGCGCCGGCGTTTACCGACCTGTCCCGCGCCTTGTTGCTATGCCTGGGCGAGAACTATCCGGTCGCCCAAACCCACGCCCTCAGTCCGACCCGGGCCTTGCTGGAGGAAATTTGCGTTTATTTACAAAGCCATTATCAATACGAAGTCACCCGGGAATCGGTCGCCGAACATTTCAACATTTCGCCCAACTACCTATCCCGCATCTTTCAAGTGCAGGGTCACATGACCTTCAGCCAGTACTTGATGCACGTCCGCGCGGATCGGGCGAAACACCTTCTACGCACCTACAATCTGAAACTCGGCGAAGTCGCCGCGCGATGCGGCTACCGCGATCTGGCCTATTTCTGTCGCGTCTTCAAAAAGTTGGCGAAGGTAACTCCGGCAGAATATCGCGGAAGCCAAGCGAAGTTTGCTCATGAAACTGCCGCTGTCTCCGAGTCGTCCAACGTTTGAAATCACCGCCCTTGCAACCCGCGGCCGTCATGACCAGTGGCAAGCAGTGACGACCACGAAGCGGCTCGCTCACGGAGAATGAATTGCCGCTGCCTGAACGGATTCGGGGCAGAATTTCAGCTTAACTCGAAAGCGCTCCCGCCGTCGGCGCGCTCTGATTGAAGGTCAGCTTTTCCTTATCGCTGCTGACCTGGATCGGATCACCTTCGTGCAGATG comes from the Verrucomicrobiia bacterium genome and includes:
- a CDS encoding response regulator transcription factor — protein: MAIKVSIVEDDPKAREILVDWINRAEGFQCVSHHGSGEDAVAHLPQARPEVILMDINLPGMNGPECVRQLKPQLSEAQFVMLTVYEDSDHIFQALQAGAAGYLLKQTPRAGLIAALRDVHQGGSPMTANIARQVVRAFHRPVSPQPALPELSARETEVLQLLARGFLYKEIADNLNVAVPTVNTYIRRIYEKLQVRSRTEAVARFAHLPIRDAGA
- the ptsP gene encoding phosphoenolpyruvate--protein phosphotransferase, which translates into the protein MSREVQFECALPNGIHARPASALEEVTRNFSAETSLINERTGYTANAKSVLAIVGADIRQGDRCRLVIGGRDADEAWVALRHFLQHKFPHCDVSLPGPVTMSDEIGELPRLLRQAGGRIHPGKPVVNGIGHGRLRRGQGLHLSKNIPLRNGVDVEAEVRRLDAALAALGAEYEIQLRRQEASLGRDLLKAHRAMARDPEFWAYLHESIRKDSCSIAGAVLATEAHFSKQLIHTGQALLRERVLDLHDVCFQLLQQVYGSAAVSEQLNLTEATILVAEALTPNQLLSLDRRHLRGLILGMAGETSHTVILARSFGIPTLTGVVSLGQEPGLGTEAILDGECGLLVTEITGAVRRYYELERRRLTGRQRWLRRFARPELRSTDGTTIRVGANITAAVEAEVARSAGADEIGLFRTEMLFLDRATPPTEDEQFAEYQRAVRAMEGRAVVIRTLDIGGDKPLTYLNLPVESNPFLGYRAVRLYPEFETLFRTQVRALIRASAFGQLKLLIPLVSLVEEVQWARRIIREEQEQLRSAGVRLDPMMSIGAMIEVPAAAFSLDALGRELDFFSIGSNDLLQYFAAADRTDQRLSRHFDPLHPAFLRLLHQIATTAQAAGKPVGVCGEMSGRLECVPLLMGLGLERSSVAISRLAPIKAEVTQWSVAAARELATRALACATAAEVRRILAEATTRRTTKLFGPDLVIVDSDSASKEEVIKEVTDRLYVTGRTAQPRLVEAALWQRESVYATGFGHGFAIPHCQTDFVQLDSLILVKLREPVEWKGVDGEPVGVVLLLVMRETGTAREHLKIFSQLARRLMDEKFREQLRHENDPETLCSILKCSLRE
- a CDS encoding PTS fructose transporter subunit IIB; its protein translation is MKIVAVTACPTGIAHTYMAAEQLERTARQLGHSIKVETQGAMGIENELQPEEINAADAVILATDIAIEKPERFEQVRKIEVSVQSALKNPEAIFQRAQNL
- a CDS encoding PTS fructose transporter subunit IIC, producing MKEALRKHKQYLLTGVSYVIPFIACGGILIAVAIAYVFQFQLLDAQGRPDFSQAPRLIQDLALIGEKSFQLFPAVLAGFIAYAMAGKPGLVPGFVGGFIAGLPQVVGEKSASAGFLGALVIGLAAGHVVNWIKKLPAPKLLRPVMPIIIIPILATVPIGLLMLGINLPIAKTMIGLGNFLEGLQGGSQVVLAMILGAMIAFDMGGPVNKAAFFFGAAMIQQGNFAVMGACAAAICTPPLGLGLATLISRRRWAGEQREAGLAALGMGLVGITEGAIPFAASDPFRVIPSIMIGSMVAATVAMLSGVGDHAPHGGPIVLPVVDNRLAYIVAILVGSIVTALCINTLKRITEKPVETPAGA
- a CDS encoding helix-turn-helix transcriptional regulator, with the protein product MSLVPPISSWPEALLRRQNIQRVYVCGHELEPPRLSHVVNFPRLEVPLSGCYENQIEAQHQVATVRLRPGTALFAPPNGWNLPTWRQPVQLLSILFGKKQIGISIVSSRNPRAPRLTAQKFSRPRPLTGPIPKILEALLELPMTERTAPAFTDLSRALLLCLGENYPVAQTHALSPTRALLEEICVYLQSHYQYEVTRESVAEHFNISPNYLSRIFQVQGHMTFSQYLMHVRADRAKHLLRTYNLKLGEVAARCGYRDLAYFCRVFKKLAKVTPAEYRGSQAKFAHETAAVSESSNV